The Streptomyces sp. YIM 121038 sequence AGTTCGAAGAGCACGCGGTCCAGGTCGTCCTCGTTGGCCAGCGGGCCGTCCAGCGGCGGGGATGGTGCCTCGCTCCTGACGCGGTTCGCCCGGCGTCCCAGCGAGTAGAGGCGGGCACACATGCCGTCCTGGTGGGCGGCGTGCTGGTCCGGGTAGCCGTGTTCGGCCAGCAGTTCCGCGGCGATGGCCAGTTGGCAGGTGGCCGGGCGGCGGAGCCGACCGCTGTGGAATCCGCGTTTGCGCAGGTAGCTGGTGGTGTTGTCGGTCGAGGGCATGGCGTCTCCTCGCAGACGTGCCGGATCGGTGAAGGGGGCCTTCGTACGAGGGCGCGGGGATGTGGCGGCGGCTCGTTCCGGAGGACTGATCTGGGCGGTGGGTGCAGGCGCTGGTCACGCGCGCTGGCGCGCGGTGAGGCGTGGGCACTCAGCGAGGGCCGCCAGGATGGGGGCGGCTGTGCTCGGTGCCGCCGGTCAGGTCAGGGCTCGGGTGCCCGGGCTCCGGGCGGCTGTCGAGGTGGGCCCGCACCGCGTCGGAGGCCTGGCGGGTCACGGAGTCCGTGACGGGCGCGGGTGCCGGCTGGCGGAGCCATGCCCGGTAGGCCCCGGCCTCGGCGCGAGCCTGCCGCCACAGGACCAGGAGCAGAGGGACGAGCGCGTCCGGGGCGGGCTGGGGACCGTCCTGAAGGACGGGCAGGAGAACGATGGGGACCTGGGTCTTCTCCTGCAGGGCATTCAGCAGGCTGCGGTTGAGGGCACGGAGTGCGGCGAGTTCCGACGCGGAGTCTTCGACGGCCGGTGCGGTCTGGTCCGTCATGCGGCCCACCCCGTCGCGCGCCGGTGTTCGGCCGTCAGCTTCTTGAAGCGGTACGCGGCGGCCAGGGTGTCGGCGTGGTTCTGCTTCCGGTACTTGACCGGGACCGAGAAGCCGATGCGGGTTCGGGCCAGTGTCTGGACCTCCCGGGCCGCATCGAGTCGCCGGGCCCGCTGCTCATCCGGACCGCGGTCGCAGATGACCGCAGCGGCCAGCCGGTCGGCCTCTTCACGGCCGAGCGCGAGTTGCTCCTCCTCGGCAGCTCCTCCGCGCACTGCCAGGTCCTGCGGCTCCTCGGGGTAGCGCAGGGCGAGTTCGAGGCACGCAGCGGCGACCGGGCACGGTGTGCAGTACCGGGCGAGGGTCTGCTCCCGGCGCCCGTACCACTCGCTGGCTTCCTCGTCCTCGCGCCGGTAGAAGCTGTCGGTGTCGTTCGTGCCGCTGCAGCGTCCGAGCCGGAGGGCAGCACTCAGCTGGGGCTCGCGCATCTGCGCGGCGACGGCCCGTCCGTCGGCACCGGTGAGGTAGCCGTCGGCGGCGAGGTCGACCACCGGGTAGGAACAGGCGAGTTCGCGGGCAATCTCGTCGGCGGGGTGGTTCTGGCTGGCGGCGCCCGGCGTGGGGCAGCCAACTGGCATGCTGGTCATAGCGTCGTCTGTCCTTCGTGACGAAAAGAGGGGAAGAGGACGGCGTGCATCACCACGGCCTTCGAGGGCTCCAACCCCCTCGGAGGCCGTTTGCGTGGGCACGCCTGCGGGACGGGGCGTCACAACACCCCCAACTGGCCTATCTGGCTTAAGCCACGTGAACCAGTTGGGATGATGGTGCACCGCCTTCTGGATCAAGTCAAGGGCGGCAGCTGCGCCACGATCCCGCCCTGCGGCATCCCGGGGCCTGGCCATGCGGCAGGATGTCCCGCATGGCCAGGCCCTCTACCAGCAAGTACGAGCTCGCCGACCGTCTGCGCACCGAGATGCTCGACGGAGCTCCTGCGCGCCTCCCCGGCACCGTCATCTCGGTCCGCCGGCTCGCGATCGAGCTGGGGTGCGCGCGCAACACGCTGCTCGCCGCGATGAAGATCCTCGAGCAGGAGGGCCTCGTCCGCGCGCTGCCGCAGGCGGGATACGAACTGCTGCCCCCCGCGGCCCCCTTCGAGGCGCACCTCGACGAGCGCGGGCACGTCCGTCCCGCCCGGGAGCAGGCCGGGGACTCCGTCGAGCCGGTCATCGCGACCGCCCTCAAGGCCCCGGAAGCGGTGGCAACCGCCCTGGGCAGTCCGCCGGAGACGCGGGTCATGCTGTGGCGGAGCGTCCTGAGCCGGGCCGGTTCCCCCTGGGCCATCCGCGAGATGTACGTCCCGCTCGGCCTGGTCGACCTCCAGGCACAGCACCTGCTGGCAACGGACCTCGTCGACGCGTCCGAGGTCCTGGACAAGGCCGGCCTGCCGGAAACCGCGTACGCGCACAGCACTTCGGCGCGGCCGACCAGGGACGACGAGTCCGAACTCCTCAAGTCGCCGGTCGCTCTGACGCTTTCGGTCCGGCGGGTCAGCTACAGCGGGAAGCGGGCACGGAGCTGCGAGTATGTGATCATCCGTGCAGATAGAGTTACTTTGACCGGTTCATCCGGCGATGTTCCCAACTATGGTGAACCTGACGCGAAGTGATCCCTGATCAGCGCGACGCGCGAGGGAAACCGGTCCGTCAACAGGCTGTGCACATCGGTTGCCGTTGGGGATAGGGTGACCATCGATTGATCTACTGCTAGCCCTGACAACACGATGCCCCCAGACTTTCCGCAAAGTCCGGGGGCGTGTATCGCGTTCGAGAAACCGAGTAAGGCGGTGTTCTCGTGGTGGAGCGTACCCGCACCCACGCACAGATGCACAGTCAGCCCGGCCTCTGCGCTGCGTCCAAGACGCCGACAGGTCGGGGTATTTCGCTGTGCGGACACCGCCCGCTGCTCGTGGCACGCGTCGAGGGGGGCGGGATGTCGTAGAGACCCGGGCGGGCGCCCCCTAGCAGGGGAGCGCTCCTCGCCCTTCCGTGCCAGCGCCGGAGTATCCAGCTCCATTGCCAGCCTTCACCGCTCCTCCGGAGTATCCAGCTCCGTCGAGCGAAGAACCAGACCGCTAGGTCTGGAGATCACTGCCTCCCAGCAGCAACAGCCCCTAAGGGCTTCAGCCATCCCTGGCGCTAACCAGGGAGGACGGAGTACATCTTGCAGCACCGCCATGGCTTTTGTCAGCTCAGCAGCCCTCCGCAGACGCTCTTCTCGGCCATTCGCCTCTCGTTCGTCACCTCGGCATCACACGCCGTGACGGCAAATCATCCTGTTGGTGAATCAATGCCGCATTGGTCCGGTTCTGTCCTGGGCCTGAGGGCAGCGCGTCCGCGCGACCTGCTGACGGCCGTCCGTCCGCCGGGCCCGGCCAGCTGAATCCGCCCCTCCTCGGCCAGGAATCCGGACAAGGGGGTTCGCCCGCCTGTCCCGCAGTGGCCCAGGAACTGTTCGCGCTCTGCTGCACGCCGACTTTCAGCAGGCGGCCCTTGGCACATCACCGTGCCTGCGGCCGCCGGGGATGACGCCCCTCTGATCGCAGCCGAGCGCCTGGTCCTATCTGCAAGGCCGTTTCTCCCGCACACCGGCGAGAACGGCAACTCGAAGCGCACCGCGGACGGATGAGTCACATCGCCGACGGTGCGCGGGGGAAGCGTGTCCAGTTCTCTGCTCGCCACCGCGCCGCCCGGTCCGGCCCTGCCGCCGCCCGGTCCGGCCAGCGTGCCCGACGGCTCTGCCCGTGCCCGGCGCCAGCGCGTCAAAGTGCCCATGCGCCTGGTGGAGTCGGCGCACTACGCCGATGTGGCCCTGGCCGTGTACATGAAGATCAAAGCGCTCGCGCGGCGGGAGGAAGGCTGCACCGCGGGAGCCACGGTCCTCGCCTCCTATCTCGGGCTCTCGCGCTCCTCCGTCGAACGGGGCATCGCCCAGCTGCGCAGGCCCGGCCCGGATGGGGTCATCGAGCTCCCGGTCAACCAGAGGCGTTCTCTGCCCGGCGGGTCCGGGACCACGGCACGGCGCCGCGTACGTCCCATGCAGCGGGAGGAACGCTTCATCTGGCTGCCGGTCGCCGCCTGTGAGGACCTGACGCCGCGGCAGTTGAGGGCGTACGCCGTTCTCTGCTTCGCCCAGGTTCAGCGGATCCCGCTCTCCGAAGGCGAGCTCGCCGGCCACCTGCGTCACCACTCCGGGGCGCGTGCGGGAACGCCGCTGTCTGCGGCGGCCGCGGGGAAGGTCGTCGACGCCCTGGAGGCAGCCGGCTGGGTGAGCGTGCTCCGCAGGGCCGGGGCGCAGGGTCGCCATCAGTTCATCGCGCACGACATCCCCCCGTTCTCCCAGGGTCCGGAGTCCCGGCCGTCAGCCGGGGCGACGGCCCCCGTGGGTTCAGCACTTGATGAGGGATCGGGTGTGATTGCTGGTGAGGGGTCGCTCGCGACTAAGGAAGACCCGAGTACTGACCGACCTGATGACGAGCGCCGCCCTGCCTCACCCGCCGTAGGCGAGGTACAGGTGGAAGAGCAGGCTTCGCCTGTGGAAAACCCTGGTCCGGATCCTGCCCCTACCGATGGAGTGGCTGGTTTCGCGCTGCGCGCGGGCCAGCAACAGCCTCCTGCCTCATCCTCAGAGCGTCGTAAGCGCCAGGGCCGCTACAACGGGCCTGCGCTGACCTTGCATCCGCGCATCGTCGAGGTCCTCGAGCCGGTTCAGGTGCTCTACGAGCGGGCCAACACGTTCATGCAACGGCGCATCGCCCGTGAGGTCGGCCGTCAGCTCGATCTCGGGTGCGATGCGGAGCGGCTTCGCCAGCGCCTGACTGCCCGGTTCGCGACCGTGATGATGTCCGAGATCAAGGACCCCGCGCGGTGGCTGACGGGTGTCGCTCTGCCGCGGTGGGGCTGCGGCCACTTCGCCTGCGAGGCTGGCGTGCTGTGGCCGAGCGGAGAGCCGTGCGCGACCTGCGCCGAGGTCCTGGCCGCACGCCGGGAGCAGCGCCAGCGGGCCCGTCGGATCGAGCTGGGCCAGTGCCTGGAGCATGGTCTCGGCGGCCGCGACTCGCTGTGCCCGTTGTGCCCCTCTCCCCCCACGCTGAGCCCCGGCCGCGGGTGCCCCGACGCGCCTTCTCCTCTTCCGGACCGTTCGGACTGCCGCGCCTGCGGCTGCCGGATCAAGCTCGTGGGCCCGGCGGTCCGCGACGGCCTGTGCATGCCGTGCCGGAACCTGCGAGAACCGGGCACGGCGCAGCCGCAGAGACCAGCCGCTCCAGTCCGGTGCGCGGGATGGCGTGAGGAAGCGTGCGACCGGAATGCCTTGCCTGCCCGTGACGTCTGCGCTCGGCACCGGGCACAGGAGCTGCTTGCCGAGGCCGCCGGATGAGCAGGCCGCCGTGCGCGCACCGTGTACTGGGTGCGTATCCAGCGGATCCGGGACCGAACGGCTCTGGTGCGGGGGCAGCGCACGGTGCGCGCACCGCCGCGTGGGCGTCTGCGCGCACCGTGCGATCCGGCGAAGACATGTGCGCGTCCGACCGCGTGGTGCGGCTGCGGTGCGTGCGGCGGCGACCGCCACGCACGGCACACCTGTCGGCCTGCGCACCGGGGTGCACAGGAATCGGGCCACAAGACGGAGGGCTGATGCCCTGCCCGGTACGACTCGCCGGTCTGATCACGCACCGTCACAACTGAGAGGCCGCCGGGGCGAGGCAATCCGGGCCCACGGTCGCCGAGTTACCCCTTGTCCGGCTTCCGGATCCTGACGCAAGTACCCCTTGTCCTCCTCCCGGAAGTTTCCCTTCCGCCCCTTGTCCGGCTCTGCGGCCTGTTGTGTTTCTCCTAGACCGGGTTCGCTACCTCGCCGAATCGCCCGTGGCTGGCGGCACGTCAGGCGTGGCGGTCCCAGAGCCGCAGGCGATGACGCTGCCAGGGAGGTCGTTCAACCGCTGTCACGCTGTGTCAGGCGTGGCTGGGGTGCGCGCTCCGTCAGGTGGCGATGCGCGGCGTTGTCCTACGGCTCGCGCCTTCACGGCCTGCTGCCCGTGGGGGCGCCGTCGCGGCCGGATGGGCTGCGGCGGTGCGGCGTGCACCACGCGGCCGGTGCGCCATCAGTTCGCGCTCGGCCTGCGGGTGCGCGCACCCGGGCACCGTGCCACAGGACCTCGCTCCGCACGCGTGCGCCTGGTCCTCCGCGCACTGGGCGCACCGGTGCGCACCCCCTTGTCCGGCCCGCGCACTGGTGCGCGCACGTTCGCCCGCACCCCTTGTCCGGGTGCGCACGGGTGCGCACGGCCGGGTCCTGCGGGGTGCGTTCTGCCTTGACCGCTGTGGCCGGCGGGCGTGATCAGACCGCGGACAAGGGGGGTCAAAAGATCGTCAGCGGCATCCACCGGATGACGAAGGACGGTCTCGGATGTCGCACCGCACCCGCTCTCACAACACCCTCTCCGCCTCGGCCACCGACGAGGGCTCCCGCACTCTGCAGAGCCTCAACAGCGACTGGGCGGCCCTCGCCGACGATTCCCGCGCCTGCAACCAGGTGGCCGCCTGGGCCGCGGAGGACTCCCGGTTCGCTGGCGCCCGGTCACCGCAGGACGTAGTCGATGCGATCACCGGCCTCTTCCGCCGCGGCGCCTGGGAGGACCACGACCAGGCGATGCTCTTCTTGCTGCGGCACGCCCAGGGAACAGGGGCCGAGCGTGACCTGGCCTGGCGTACGGCAGCGCGCGTGATGTTGCCGAAGGCCGTGTCTATGGCGAAGACCCAGCAGCGCGACGGGGTCCTGTGGGACGACATCGTCTCGGCGGCGTTCGCCTCGCTCTTCGAGGTCGTGGGCACCTACCCCCTGGAGCGCCGGCCCCGCGGCGTCTTCGCGAACATCGCGATGGACACGCTCGTCCTGACGCAGAAGACGCTGGCGGCCGACTACGACAACCGCGACGCCCTGCGGGAGATAGGGGACGCGCTCCTGCCACTGGCCGGCGACCGCTCCGCCGCCCTGCTCCCGGCCGGCGACCCCGACCCGGTGACGCAGGCCCATCTGGCCGACTGCCTCGTGCGCGCCGTCGAGCTGGAGATCGTCAGCAGCGACGAGCCGGAGCTGTGCGCCGAGGACCCGCGGGCCGAGCTGCTCTCCCTGGTGATGTGGGCGGTCGACATCCAGGCGCTGAAGGTCAGTGACGCCCAGCGGATCGCGAGCTACTACCTCGACGTCCCTGCCACCCCCGGCCGCACCGCCCGCACCCGCCGGTCGATGGGCAGCGAGGGGGCGCGCCTGCGCCAGCGCGCCAGCCGCGCCGTGCGCCCGCTGCGCCAGGCCGTGCGCACGACGCTCCCGGCGGCCGCCTGAAGTTTCTCCGCCCCTGCTGTCACACGGCGGATCGAAAACACACCTCTACGGGCAATCCGCGTCGCCCTCCTCTCCAGCCTGACCACCGACTTCACGGGAGCACCTCCATGACTGCCACCAGCTCAACCGGCTCCGCCCCTGCCGGCTCGCTCGCCGACGAGGACGAGACTCGCGTGGCCTCGGCCCGCATCACCGCCACCCGCCTGGGCACCGCGCTGGTGCGCGACCCGCTCGACCGCACGGTGCACGAGCAGATGCGCCACTTCCTCGATCACGACTCGGAGCCCGCCCTTCGGTCCTGGGCCGCACTGAAGGCGCGTACCCCGGAGGAACTCAAGTCGCGTATCGCCGAGCTCCTGATGGCTCAGGCCGAGCGGAGCGTGTCGTGAAGCGCCTCCGCCGCAAGGCCCGTCGCCAGCAGCAGGACTGGCCCGAGGACGCCGTCGCCGACGCTGTGGAGACAGCTCCGGCAGCAACCGAGCAGGACGCCTCCGCAGCTGCGGAGGCCGGTGGCTGGAAGACCAGCACGGCGGGGCTCGCCGGTCTCGCGCGCCTGGCTCGTCTGGGTGCGTGGGTACTCGTCGCTTCCGGTCCGGTCATCGGGGTCCTGGCCCTGATGGGGTCGTCCGCGCCCGCCCAGAGCGCACCCAAGTCCGCGCCTGCGGTGAAGTCGAACGCCTCCACCGGGCCTGCGGGGTTCGCGCAGCTCTTTGTCGGCGCCTACCTGGAGGCCGGTGAAGGGTCCGAGGAGAAGCTGACCCCGTACTACTCGGGCAGCGTCGCGCTCACGCACCCGGCCGGGACCCGGAGCGCCCTGCGCACCCAGGCCATGGACGCCCGTGAGGTCTCCCCCGGCTACTGGTCCGTCACGGTCGCGGTCAACGTCGCGGCGAAGTCCAAGAAGGGCGGCGGATACAGCGACGCCGGGGTGCAGTACTTCCGCGTCGCCGTCCAGTCGACCAGCGAGGACAGGACGAGCGGCTACACAGCCGTCTCGCTGCCGGCGCAGGTAGCGGCGCCCGCGGCGCTCAAGCCGGGCGACCTCGGCTACCCCACCTCCCGCGGCAGCGGCGCCAACGACCCTGCGTCCGACACCGCGGCCAGCTTCCTCAAGGCCTACATCGCCGGCCAAGGCGAGCTCGACCGGTACACCTCGCCCGGCGTCCGCATCTCGCCCGTGGTGCCCACCCCCTACACCTCGATCAAGGTCACCGGCGTTCAGGACGACTCCGCCGACGGCACCTCCGCGAAGGTCCCCGGCGACGGCAAGCGCAGGCGGCTCCTGATCACCGTCGACGCCCAGGACAAAGCCGGCAACTCCTTCCCCCTCACCTATGCGCTCGGTCTGACCGCACGGTCAGGGCGCTGGGAGGTCGCCTCCCTCGACGACGCCCCGGCCACCGCCTCCGCCAGCACGCCCTCCGCTGCCCCGGACACGCAGGCCCCGTCGGCGCCGTCGGCTTCGGCCACCCCCGGCGGCTCCGCGTCGCCGCACAGCGGCTGACCTCCCCCACGAAAGAGGAAACGTTCATGCACTCTCTCGCCGCAGACCCGAACACCGTCGTTCTCGCCGGTGACCTGCTCGACTGGGCCACGCTCAAGACCAACCAGATCGGCACGCTGATCAAGGGCGTCGTGTTCGTGATGGTGCTGGCCGCGGTCGCGACGGCGTACTGGAAGACCAAGTCCTGGGTAGCCACCCTCGTCGCGTTCCTCCTGGGCGCGCTCGTGCTGTGGGGCATCGCCAACCTGCCCAGCCTGCAGAACAAGGTCGGCTCCGAGATCGAGGACCAGGGCCTGCACGCCCCGCGGGTGCCCGGCGCCGAAGACGTCCAGGCGTCGCTGTGAGTGCCTCCGAGGAAGACCTCGTCGGCCGCTCCTACACACGCGCCCGTCGCCACCCCCTGGTCATCGGGAAACTGCCCGGCGCCGGACGGCTGCCCGGCGGCCCGTACACGATCACCCAGATCGTCACCATGGTCGTCGCTTTCGGCGGCCTGGTCCTCACACAGTCCCTGTGGGCGCACTTCGGCCTCGCGAACATCCTGATCATGGTCGTGCTCCCGTGGGGGCTGGCCTGGGCGCTGCGCTACGCGCGCATCGACGGCCGGGACCCGGCGCGCGCTCTGCGCTCCCTGCTGGTCTACGCCTCGGCGCCGCCCGGCGGCCGGCTCGCCGGCCGCCCGCAGCGGCGGCCACGCCCCCAGTGGACGCAGACCACCTGCACCGTCCGCCCCACAGGGGACAGCTCCGCCGACCCGGCCGAGACGACTCCCGCGGTGCAGCCCACGCGGCAGGCCGTCCC is a genomic window containing:
- a CDS encoding WhiB family transcriptional regulator yields the protein MTSMPVGCPTPGAASQNHPADEIARELACSYPVVDLAADGYLTGADGRAVAAQMREPQLSAALRLGRCSGTNDTDSFYRREDEEASEWYGRREQTLARYCTPCPVAAACLELALRYPEEPQDLAVRGGAAEEEQLALGREEADRLAAAVICDRGPDEQRARRLDAAREVQTLARTRIGFSVPVKYRKQNHADTLAAAYRFKKLTAEHRRATGWAA
- a CDS encoding UTRA domain-containing protein yields the protein MARPSTSKYELADRLRTEMLDGAPARLPGTVISVRRLAIELGCARNTLLAAMKILEQEGLVRALPQAGYELLPPAAPFEAHLDERGHVRPAREQAGDSVEPVIATALKAPEAVATALGSPPETRVMLWRSVLSRAGSPWAIREMYVPLGLVDLQAQHLLATDLVDASEVLDKAGLPETAYAHSTSARPTRDDESELLKSPVALTLSVRRVSYSGKRARSCEYVIIRADRVTLTGSSGDVPNYGEPDAK
- a CDS encoding helix-turn-helix domain-containing protein, with amino-acid sequence MSSSLLATAPPGPALPPPGPASVPDGSARARRQRVKVPMRLVESAHYADVALAVYMKIKALARREEGCTAGATVLASYLGLSRSSVERGIAQLRRPGPDGVIELPVNQRRSLPGGSGTTARRRVRPMQREERFIWLPVAACEDLTPRQLRAYAVLCFAQVQRIPLSEGELAGHLRHHSGARAGTPLSAAAAGKVVDALEAAGWVSVLRRAGAQGRHQFIAHDIPPFSQGPESRPSAGATAPVGSALDEGSGVIAGEGSLATKEDPSTDRPDDERRPASPAVGEVQVEEQASPVENPGPDPAPTDGVAGFALRAGQQQPPASSSERRKRQGRYNGPALTLHPRIVEVLEPVQVLYERANTFMQRRIAREVGRQLDLGCDAERLRQRLTARFATVMMSEIKDPARWLTGVALPRWGCGHFACEAGVLWPSGEPCATCAEVLAARREQRQRARRIELGQCLEHGLGGRDSLCPLCPSPPTLSPGRGCPDAPSPLPDRSDCRACGCRIKLVGPAVRDGLCMPCRNLREPGTAQPQRPAAPVRCAGWREEACDRNALPARDVCARHRAQELLAEAAG
- a CDS encoding conjugal transfer protein translates to MKRLRRKARRQQQDWPEDAVADAVETAPAATEQDASAAAEAGGWKTSTAGLAGLARLARLGAWVLVASGPVIGVLALMGSSAPAQSAPKSAPAVKSNASTGPAGFAQLFVGAYLEAGEGSEEKLTPYYSGSVALTHPAGTRSALRTQAMDAREVSPGYWSVTVAVNVAAKSKKGGGYSDAGVQYFRVAVQSTSEDRTSGYTAVSLPAQVAAPAALKPGDLGYPTSRGSGANDPASDTAASFLKAYIAGQGELDRYTSPGVRISPVVPTPYTSIKVTGVQDDSADGTSAKVPGDGKRRRLLITVDAQDKAGNSFPLTYALGLTARSGRWEVASLDDAPATASASTPSAAPDTQAPSAPSASATPGGSASPHSG